The Paraburkholderia megapolitana genomic sequence CGCAGATGCGCGTGATGGGCGGCGGGTCGTACTCGTTTGGGCCCGTGAAGGCCTTCATCGGTACACGCTGGCTCAACATTCGCAACAACATGGCGCTGCAAAGCTCGCTGCTGTACTGGCTGGGCGCCGCGTGGCAGGCCAGCGTGCCGCTCGTATTTTCGCTGGGTGCCTATCAGGAACGTATTCGCGGAACCGGGCAGAAGACCACGAGCGGCGTGCTGCTAGCCGACTACTTTCTATCCAAGCGCACGGACGTCTACGCCGAGGTCTCGTATGTCAGCAATGCCAGTGGCCTGAATTTCGGCGTGCGTGCGCTCGGCGACGTAACGACGGGCAGCAACCAGACCGGCGCAGTGGTCGGCATCAGACACGCCTTCTGACAGCGGAGAACATCATGGCTCAACACAAGGTATCGATGCCCGCGAGCCGCATCGACGTTCGCCAGGAACTGGAAGAAGCGCGTCTCGGCGGATTCCATCTTCGACTGGGTATCCTGATCTCGCTGATCCTGCTGTTCGACGGCTACGATCTGTACAACTCCGCGTATATCGTCCACTACGTGACCGGACCCTGGGGACTTTCGCCGACGCGCATCGGCATCATGCTGTCCAGCGGACTCGCCGGATTTGCAGCGGGCTCGGCCATCAGCGGCCTGCTCGGCGATCGTTTCGGGCGGCGCAAGATCCTGCTGCTCGGCTGCTGGGGCTCCGGTGTGATGAGTCTTGCGATCGCGGTGTTCGCGGACAATCTCGCGTTGTACATTGCGCTGCGCGTGACGATGGGGCTCGCGCTCGGACTGCTGATGCCGCTCGCTGTCACCTACATCAACGAGATCGCGCCGACGCGCTCATCGAACGTTTTCACGAGCCTGTTTTTCTCGCTCGGCTGGGTGAGCGGATCGTCGTCGGCGGGGTTGATTGCGGCGTGGCTCACACCGCGTTTCGGATGGCAGAGTCTCTACTACGTCGGCGGCATTTCGCTGGTGTTCGCGCTGGCGATCCAGTTGTGGCTGCCGGAATCGCCACGCTTTCTCGCCAGCCGCGGTCGCTGGGACGAGGTGAAATCGCTGCTTTACCGGCTGCGTCCGGAACGTGCCGCGGCCTACGACGTCGGCGAGTTCGCCGCCGCCGGTACGGTTTCGCACAGGAGCCCGCTCGGCCGGCTGCTGACGCACGAATACCGGCTGCGCACGTTGAGCTTCTGGGCTGCCGGCGCATTGAGCCTGTTCTCGGCCTACGGGCTGTCCGGCTGGCTGCCGACCATCATGCTCAAGCGCGGCGAGAATCTGTCGTCGAGTTTCGCCTACGGCTCGCTGTTCGCCGGCATGGCGGTGGCGGGTGGTCTGATCTCGGGCTTCATCGCTGACCGGGTCGGCGATCGCCGTCGGGTCATCGCGCTGTCGTATCTGCTAGGCGCGGCGATGGTCGCCCTGCTGGCCTGGGCAACCGACCGCACCACGACGCTCATCGCCGTCGCCGGCGCGGGTGCGTTCGTCGTCGGTTCGCAGATCGTGCTCAACAACCTCGTTGCGACCGCTTATCCGACCGAAATGCGTGGCACCGGGGTCGGTCTGTTCCTCGGTCTGTCGCGTGTCGGTGCGATGTTCGGGCCAGCGGTGGCCGGCATACTGCAACAGTGGTCGGGCGGTCCCGGCATCATGTTCGTCGCGATCGGCATTGCGCTGCTGACGACGGCCACGCTGATACTGACCATCGGTCCTTCGCAACCGCACGTGGTCGTGACCAACGCTCACTGAGTTTTCCGCTTCTACGAGAGCCACTATGTCGAGACTGTCCTTGAGCCTCGCCGTCAGCGATTACGACCACGTGCGCGATCTGGTGAGTGGGCGCGTGCGGCCGGAAGGCATCGACCTGTTGCCTTCCGTGCTGAACGTCGAGGAGATCTTCTATCGCACGACCCATTTCCAGGAATGGGACATCTCCGAGATGTCGTTCGGCAAATATTCGTCGTTGCGCTCGCAAGGCGATGACCGGCTCGTCGGTTTGCCGGTGTTTCCGTCACGCTCGTTCAGGCAGTCGTCGCTCTATGTCCTTCGTGACGGTCCCGTCCTGCGTCCCGAGGACTTGCGTGGCAAACGCATCGGTATTCCGGAGTGGGCGCAAACGGCCGCGATCTATTCGCGCGGCTGGATCGCACATTCGCTGGGTATTCCGCTCTCTGAAATCGAATGGGTACAGGGCGGCGTGAATGAGGCGGGGCGCAAGGAGAAGGTGAACGTGCGCGTGCCCGAGGGCGTGTCGTATCGCTGTGAGCCGACGCAGTCGCTGACCTCGATGCTGCTCGACGGCAAGATCGCGGCCGTGATGAGTGCGCGTCCGCCCGAGCCGGGCGGCGACCGGGCTTTCGAAATCGTGCGTTTATTCCCCCGCTTTGCAGACACGGAGCGCGAGTACTACGAAGCCACACGCATTTTTCCGATCATGCATCTGATCGTGCTGCGCCGCGAGATCTTCGAAAAGCATCGCTGGATCGCGGGCAATCTGCTGAAGGCTTTCGAGGAAGCGAAGCGCAATAGCCTCTACCGCTTGAGCGATGTTACCTGCTCTCACTTTCCGTTGCCGTGGATGCCGGCGCGTGTCGCCGAGGCGGAGAAACTCTTTGGCGCGGATATCTGGCCTTACGGACTGGAGCCGAATCGCACGACGCTCGAAGCGTTTCTGCAGTTTGCTTACGAGCAGGGCGTGTGCCATCGGTTGCTGAAGCCGGAGGAATTGTTCCCGGTCGAAACACTCAGCACAGTGCGCGTATGAGCGCGATACGTGCCGGGCGCAGTTGGTCAAACCTCGGAGACCCATTGATATGTCCAGACGCCTTGCGCATGGGCGGCGCATTTTTCTGAAAGAAGCTTTGACCACCGCAACGGCGGCGGCGCTGGTCACGCCACGCGGTGCTCTCGCAACGGCGCCTGCTGTTGCTGTCGGTCCCGCCGTGGTCGAACCGAACGCCGCGCTCGTCGCCGCGGAAACTCAGGCACACGCACCGATGCCTTCGCTGTCCGAGGCCGCGGCAACCGATTCAACGCACGTCGGTAATCCCGGTTCGGATTTCATGGTGGACATGTTGAGAGCGGTCGGCATCGACTACGTTGCAGCGATGCCAGGATCGACGTTCCGCGGTATTCACGAGTCCATCGTCAACTATGCGGGAAATACGCGCCCCGAACTGATTACCTGCACGCATGAAGAAGCGTCGGCTGCGATCGCCCATGGCTATGCGAAGGTGGCGGGTAAACCTATGGCCTGCCTGGTTCACAGTACCGTCGGATTGCAGCATGCATCGATGGCCATCTACAACGCCTGGTGCGATCGCGTTCCGATGATGGTGATCGCCGGAAATATCGAAGACGCTTCAAAGCGGCGCAACGGGGTGGAGTGGTATCACACGGCACAGGATCTGGGTGCCCTGGTGCGCGACTATACGAAGTGGGACGACATGCCACTGTCCCTGCAGCAGTACGCGGAGTCGTTCGTACGCGCTTACTCGATGTCCGTCACCCCACCGATGGAACCCGTACTCATCGTGGCCGATGGCGAGTTGCAGGAGCGACCGATCGAGCACGCGACCGATATCGTCGTACCGGACCTTCGTCCAGTCGCACCACCGGTGGCGAGTCCCGACGCGCTTGCTGCTGCCGTTGAGCTACTGCGTCATGCGCAGTCGCCGGTCATCGTGGTCGATCGTGCCATACGTACGGCTGCGGGCATGGACACGCTGATCGAAATTGCAGAAACCCTGAACGCTCCGGTCATCGACCTGCTCGCGCGGATGAATTTTCCGACCAACCACTACCTCAATCTCACGTGGCAGCAAAACGCGTTGATCGGTCAGAGCGACGTCATTCTCGCACTCGAAGTGGGAGATCTCTGGGGCGTCACAGGCGTGGTGTCCGATTCGATTGGGCGGCCCTCCAGACGGATTGCACGCCCGGATGCGAAAGTGATCGGCATCTCGACCGCCTATCTGTACGGCAAGTCGAATATGCAGGATGCGCAGCGCTATTCGTCTGCGACGCTCGCCATCGCGGCCGATGCGGAAGCATCACTGGCCGAGCTGCTGCGCATCCTGAACGCATCGATGACCCCTGCGCAAAAGGCGAGCGCCACGGCGCGCGCCGAACCGCTAAAGCAGGCCTTCGATACCATGCGCGCGGCTGCGCGCAACGACGCGACGCGTGGTTGGGATGCGAGCCCGATCAGTACGGCGAGGTTGTCGCAGGAAGTCTGGAACGTAATCAGGCACGAAAAATGGGCGCTCGTATCGTCGTCGCTTTTCATTAGCCGCTGGCCGCAGCGTCTTTGGGATTTCACGGAGCCTTACCAGTACATCGGTGCCGAGGGAGGCTACGGTGTGGGCTACGGCGCACCGGCCGCCGTCGGTGCGGCACTGGCACATGCACGAGCCGGACGCATCGCCGTAAATATCCAGACCGACGGAGACCTGATGGTGTTGCCCGGCGTGTTGTGGACGGCCGCACATCACAAGATACCGCTGCTGACCGTCATGCATAACAATCGGGCGTGGCACCAGGAGAGCATGCATGTCCAGCGGATGGCGAACCGGCGTGACCGTGGAGCGGACCACGGCACCGTGGGCACGGTCCTGAACGATCCCGACATCGACTTCGCGGCAATGGCCAGGAGCATGGGCATGTGGGCGGAAGGGCCGATCGCGAAGCCAGAGGACCTGGGACCTGCTCTCGCTCGTGCGCTTGCCGAGGTAAAGAATGGGCGGCCCGCCTTGCTCGATGTCGTGACTCAACCGAGATAGGCGGCGATCGTGAAAAAATGCCCGGTATTGAACAGACACGTCGTCGCGTTTACGGTCGCGTGTCTGTTTCTCTGCGCAACAACATCCGCCGCCGATGCGACACCGGATGCGGTGGCGCGTGGGCATGCGCTCTTCGTGAGCAAGGGGTGTTTCGAATGCCACGGCTACGTCGGGCAGGGCAGCATCATGTCCGGTCCCAGCATTGCTCCTGCGCCACTGCCTCTTGCCGCGATGGCCGCCTACATTCGCGCGCCCAAAGGCCAGATGCCGCCCTACAGCACGAAGATCCTGAGCGATGCCGAGCTGCGCGACATCCATACCTACCTTGAGTCGATACCCGCGGATCCGAAGCTCGACACGGTTGCTCTCCTGAAGGCCGAGCGGTCGCAGACGGTGAGCACCACCGTGCCGACGACGCTTGCACATGGTGAAGCTGTATTTGCTGCTCACTGTGCGGCATGTCACGGCGCCATGGGCGAGGGTGGACTGGGGCCGGCGTTGAA encodes the following:
- a CDS encoding thiamine pyrophosphate-binding protein — encoded protein: MSRRLAHGRRIFLKEALTTATAAALVTPRGALATAPAVAVGPAVVEPNAALVAAETQAHAPMPSLSEAAATDSTHVGNPGSDFMVDMLRAVGIDYVAAMPGSTFRGIHESIVNYAGNTRPELITCTHEEASAAIAHGYAKVAGKPMACLVHSTVGLQHASMAIYNAWCDRVPMMVIAGNIEDASKRRNGVEWYHTAQDLGALVRDYTKWDDMPLSLQQYAESFVRAYSMSVTPPMEPVLIVADGELQERPIEHATDIVVPDLRPVAPPVASPDALAAAVELLRHAQSPVIVVDRAIRTAAGMDTLIEIAETLNAPVIDLLARMNFPTNHYLNLTWQQNALIGQSDVILALEVGDLWGVTGVVSDSIGRPSRRIARPDAKVIGISTAYLYGKSNMQDAQRYSSATLAIAADAEASLAELLRILNASMTPAQKASATARAEPLKQAFDTMRAAARNDATRGWDASPISTARLSQEVWNVIRHEKWALVSSSLFISRWPQRLWDFTEPYQYIGAEGGYGVGYGAPAAVGAALAHARAGRIAVNIQTDGDLMVLPGVLWTAAHHKIPLLTVMHNNRAWHQESMHVQRMANRRDRGADHGTVGTVLNDPDIDFAAMARSMGMWAEGPIAKPEDLGPALARALAEVKNGRPALLDVVTQPR
- a CDS encoding substrate-binding domain-containing protein; this encodes MSRLSLSLAVSDYDHVRDLVSGRVRPEGIDLLPSVLNVEEIFYRTTHFQEWDISEMSFGKYSSLRSQGDDRLVGLPVFPSRSFRQSSLYVLRDGPVLRPEDLRGKRIGIPEWAQTAAIYSRGWIAHSLGIPLSEIEWVQGGVNEAGRKEKVNVRVPEGVSYRCEPTQSLTSMLLDGKIAAVMSARPPEPGGDRAFEIVRLFPRFADTEREYYEATRIFPIMHLIVLRREIFEKHRWIAGNLLKAFEEAKRNSLYRLSDVTCSHFPLPWMPARVAEAEKLFGADIWPYGLEPNRTTLEAFLQFAYEQGVCHRLLKPEELFPVETLSTVRV
- a CDS encoding c-type cytochrome → MKKCPVLNRHVVAFTVACLFLCATTSAADATPDAVARGHALFVSKGCFECHGYVGQGSIMSGPSIAPAPLPLAAMAAYIRAPKGQMPPYSTKILSDAELRDIHTYLESIPADPKLDTVALLKAERSQTVSTTVPTTLAHGEAVFAAHCAACHGAMGEGGLGPALKGVAGRLNVDGIAASVRNPAGAMPRLVPAVLSDQDVNDVARYVATLR
- a CDS encoding MFS transporter, with protein sequence MAQHKVSMPASRIDVRQELEEARLGGFHLRLGILISLILLFDGYDLYNSAYIVHYVTGPWGLSPTRIGIMLSSGLAGFAAGSAISGLLGDRFGRRKILLLGCWGSGVMSLAIAVFADNLALYIALRVTMGLALGLLMPLAVTYINEIAPTRSSNVFTSLFFSLGWVSGSSSAGLIAAWLTPRFGWQSLYYVGGISLVFALAIQLWLPESPRFLASRGRWDEVKSLLYRLRPERAAAYDVGEFAAAGTVSHRSPLGRLLTHEYRLRTLSFWAAGALSLFSAYGLSGWLPTIMLKRGENLSSSFAYGSLFAGMAVAGGLISGFIADRVGDRRRVIALSYLLGAAMVALLAWATDRTTTLIAVAGAGAFVVGSQIVLNNLVATAYPTEMRGTGVGLFLGLSRVGAMFGPAVAGILQQWSGGPGIMFVAIGIALLTTATLILTIGPSQPHVVVTNAH